The window GCCGGTGCGGGGTTCGGGGCGGAAGCCGGGGCGCCGGCCGGGGCCTGGAGCGGCGAGGCGGCCGGCTTGGGAGGTTCGGCGTCTTTGGGCGTCAATTTTAGATCATCCACAAGGAAGCGGACCTCCATGTAAGTCAGCCGCAGCCCGAAATCTGTCGCGAGCTGATTCTGAATTTCCGAAAGCTTGAGCCCTTGCCGAATCCATTCGGCGACTTTCGTGCGTTGTGCTTCGTCCAGGTTCATATCGTTCCTGCTGAATAGTTCGTGGTGGAGGCGGGCCAATGCAACTCTTTTCTGCCCGCCGCCCCGGCTGTTTAGCCGGACACCGCCGTTTTGGTGCAGGAGACGAAGGCCCTCATCTCTCGATGACGGGGGAATCTCGGGGTTGTTCTCGAGCGGCGGCCCCAGTGTGCGGTTTCTCACGAGGTACTACGGCGAGGTCAGTGAGCCTCTCGTGGGGCGCCAGGGAAGTCGGGTCTCCAGCCGCCCCCGGGCGTGGCCATCGTGACGGCCCCGCTCGTCGGCCGGTTCTACCGTTCGCCGTCGCCGGAGGCCGGTCCCTACGTCGAGGTCGGCGACCGGGTGCGCAAGGGCCAGGTGCTCTGCATCATCGAGGCCATGAAGCTGATGAACCAGATCGAAGCCGAGCAGGCGGGCACCGTGCGGGCGGTCCTCGCGGAGGACGGCAAGCCCGTCGAGTTCGGGGAGCCGCTCTTCGAGATCGACACGACGGGCTAGGGCGCGGCGGGGGCGATGTTCCGCAAGATCCTGATCGCGAACCGCGGCGAGATCGCCGTCCGGATCATCCGCGCCTGCCGCGAGCTGGGCATCCGCACGGTCGCGATCTACTCGGACGTCGACGCACCGAGCCTGCACGTGCGCCTGGCGGATGAGGCCGTCTGCGTCGGTCCTGCCGAGAGCGCGCGCAGCTACCTCTCGATCCCGGGGATCATCAGCGCCGCGGAGATCACCGGGGCCGAGGCGATCCACCCCGGTTACGGCTTCCTCGCGGAGAACGTCCACTTCGCGGAGGTCTGCGAGAGCTGCCGCATCGGCTTCATCGGCCCGTCCGCGCGGGCGATGAAGCTCATGGGCGACAAGTCGAGCGCGCGCGATCTCGTGCGCCGCGCCGGCATGCCGCTGATCCCGGGGAGCAAGGCCGTGATCCAGAGCGAGGCGGAGGGCCTGGCGGCGATCCGCGCGATCGGCCTGCCCGTGATGATCAAGGCCAGCGCCGGCGGCGGCGGCAAGGGGATGCGCCTCGTCCACCACGAGGAGGAGTTCGGCAGCCTGTTCCTGCAGGCGCGCACCGAGGCGCAGGCGGCCTTTGGCGTGCCGGACATCTACGTCGAGAAGTACCTCGAGGAGCCGCGCCACATCGAGTTCCAGATCCTCTGCGACAGCCACGGCAACGCGGTGCACCTCGGCGAGCGCGACTGCTCGATCCAGCGGCGTCACCAGAAGCTGATCGAGGAGTCCCCGTCCACCGCGGTGCCCCCGCGGCTGCGGCGCGAGATGGGCCGCACCGCGGTGCGCATCGCCGAGCGCGTCGGCTACACGGGCGCCGGCACGATCGAGTTCCTTCTCGACCGCAAGGGCAACTACTACTTCATGGAGATGAACACGCGCATCCAGGTCGAGCACCCGGTCACCGAACTGCAGACCGGCGTCGACCTGATCAAGGAGCAGATCCGCATCGCCGCCGGCGCGAGCCTGCGCTACGACCCGAAGACGCAGTTCCCCGAGGGGCACACCATCGAGTGCCGCATCAACGCGGAGGACCCGGAGCGCTTCACGCCCTGCCCGGGGACGATCACCGAGTACCACGCGCCCGGCGGGCCCGGCATCCGCGTCGACAGCGCGGCCTACGCCGGGTGGAAGGTGCTGCCGCACTACGACTCGCTGGTGTCGAAGCTGCTCGCCCACGGCCACACGCGCGAGGAGGCGATCCTGCGCATGCTTCGCGCGCTCGAGGAGTACCGGATCTGCGGCATCAAGACGACGATCCCGCTGCACCTGCGGGTTCTGCGCGACCTGGACTTCATCCAGGGGCGCTTCTCGACGCAGTTCCTCGACACCTTCCTGCGCAAGTGAGCGCGACCCGGGCGCCGCGGCTGATCGTCATCCCGGACCCGCGCTTCGTCCGCCGAAGAACGAAGACGGGGACGGATTCATATTCCGGCGAACGCGGCAGGAGCGTGGGCGTTGCCGGCGCGGAAACTAGATCTGTCCCCGCTTGGGAGGGGCTGGCGCTCGCGGCTCTCGCCGGCGGCGCCGATGCGATCCAGCTGCGTGCCAAGCACCTCCCCGACGCCCAGGTGATCGTCCTCGGTCGGCGGCTCGCCGCCGCCTGCCGCGAGCGCGGCGCGCTCTTCTTCGTCAACGACGACGCGGCGGCGGCGCTCGCCTGCGGCGCGGACGGCGTCCACGTCGGCCCGGGCGACTCCGCGCCTGACGAGGCGCGGCGCCTGCTCGGGCCGCGCGGGCTCATCGGCGTGTCCATCTACGCGGCGGCGGACGTCGCGGCGGCCGAAGCGGCGGGCGCGGCCTACGTCGCCGTCGGGGCGGTGTTCCCGACGGCCACCAAGAAGATCGCGCCGGTCGGCCTCGAGGGGGTGCGCCGGCTGCGGGCGGCGACGCCGCTGCCGATCGTCGCCATCGGCGGGATCACGGCGGGGAACGCCGCGTCGGCGATCGCCGCGGGCGCGGACGGCGTCGCGGTGATCTCCGCGGTCAGCGGGGCGGCGGACCCCGAGGCGGCGACGCGGGAGCTGCGGGCGGTGGTGGCGGAAGCCCTCGCGGCCAGGGGCGCCTAGAGCGAGGATTCCCGTTGCGGGGCGGGTGGGCGCGGGGCATACTCGTGCCGGCCCCGACCCCGAGGAGGTGAGCGATGCAGTTCCCGGCCGACCTCAGATACACGAAAGAGCACGTCTGGGTCCGCCTCGAGGGCGCGGAGGCGGTCGTCGGGATCACGGACCACGCGCAGAAGGAACTGGGGGACATCGTCTTCGTCGAGACCCCGCGGCCGGGCGCGACGCTGACGCGGGGCAAGCCGTTCGGCGTGGTCGAGTCCGTGAAGTCGGTGTCGGATCTCTACGCCCCGCTCGGCGGCACCGTCGCGCGCGTCAACGAGGCGCTGGCGTCGACGCCGGAGATCGTGAACAAGGACCCGTACGGCGCCGGCTGGATGATCGCGGTCTCGTCCGTCGACGCCGCGGAAGTCGCGGGCCTGATGGACGTGGCGGCCTACGAGACGCTGGTGAGGGAGGTCACAGGAGGTTGACAGAATCCAGCGTCATTAAATAAAGTTCGAAATCGGTCCGCTAAGTTAACGTGCCGTCGCATGCCACCAAAGGGAGGGGCGCATGAAAAGGCAGGTTGGGAAGGCTGGACAGTCGCTGCTAATCCTGTTGTCACTTATCCTCGTACCACTGTTGATGGCTGCGGTCCCGGCGGCCGCGCAGACGATCGCAGTCACCGCGCCGAACGGGGGCGA is drawn from bacterium and contains these coding sequences:
- the gcvH gene encoding glycine cleavage system protein GcvH, which produces MQFPADLRYTKEHVWVRLEGAEAVVGITDHAQKELGDIVFVETPRPGATLTRGKPFGVVESVKSVSDLYAPLGGTVARVNEALASTPEIVNKDPYGAGWMIAVSSVDAAEVAGLMDVAAYETLVREVTGG
- the accC gene encoding acetyl-CoA carboxylase biotin carboxylase subunit; translation: MFRKILIANRGEIAVRIIRACRELGIRTVAIYSDVDAPSLHVRLADEAVCVGPAESARSYLSIPGIISAAEITGAEAIHPGYGFLAENVHFAEVCESCRIGFIGPSARAMKLMGDKSSARDLVRRAGMPLIPGSKAVIQSEAEGLAAIRAIGLPVMIKASAGGGGKGMRLVHHEEEFGSLFLQARTEAQAAFGVPDIYVEKYLEEPRHIEFQILCDSHGNAVHLGERDCSIQRRHQKLIEESPSTAVPPRLRREMGRTAVRIAERVGYTGAGTIEFLLDRKGNYYFMEMNTRIQVEHPVTELQTGVDLIKEQIRIAAGASLRYDPKTQFPEGHTIECRINAEDPERFTPCPGTITEYHAPGGPGIRVDSAAYAGWKVLPHYDSLVSKLLAHGHTREEAILRMLRALEEYRICGIKTTIPLHLRVLRDLDFIQGRFSTQFLDTFLRK
- the thiE gene encoding thiamine phosphate synthase, whose product is MGVAGAETRSVPAWEGLALAALAGGADAIQLRAKHLPDAQVIVLGRRLAAACRERGALFFVNDDAAAALACGADGVHVGPGDSAPDEARRLLGPRGLIGVSIYAAADVAAAEAAGAAYVAVGAVFPTATKKIAPVGLEGVRRLRAATPLPIVAIGGITAGNAASAIAAGADGVAVISAVSGAADPEAATRELRAVVAEALAARGA